Genomic DNA from Candidatus Limnocylindrales bacterium:
AACGCTGGAGGCGCGTATTTTGCCAACGCAGACCTTTCCAGCGCGATTTGCACCAATGCTGATTTTGAAAGCACCACGCTCGACGGCGCGAATGTTGCCGGAACCGATTTCACAAATGCCGACTTCTCACTCGTCCACGCGATTGGTATCGTCGGGTGCCCCGCCGCGTTGCCGTCCAATTGGGTTTGTTTATCGGGGATGCTCGTCGGTCCGTTCGCCGGACTGAACTACGCCAACTTGTCGGGGGTCGATTTTTCCGGACTGAACCTCGATTCCATCGTGCTCGTGCACGCCAATCTTACGGGTACGGTGTTTGCCGGCACCAACCTTTCGTACGCGAGGCTTGATCACGCCAACCTCACGAATGCGGACATGAGCACTGCGACGTTGACGCGGGTCTCTGCAAGCTCACTCGCCGGGTGCCCCGCGGCTCTGCCGCCGGGGTGGGCATGCATCGCGAATACTCTCGTCGGTCCGGGTGCGACCATGGAGGACGCCGATTTTACCGGCGTCAACTTTGCAGGTTTCGATCTCACGGGAGCGACCTTCCGTGACTGTAACATCTCGGACGCGACGTTTGCCGGCGCCAACCTGACGGGCGTCGACTGGTACTACAGCATCTGTCCGGATCACGAGCAGTCTTACAACTACATCTCGTGCTGCAGCCATCTCATCGACGTGCCGGCGTCGTGCGGACCTTAGAGCTGGGACTCACGCAGCTGATGTCCACCGGCATCCCTCCACGGCCCTTCTCGTCGTGGAGGTTTCCATCAGCACGGTGGCGCAGGATCGATTGTCGAAGACCCGGATCTACGCCGCTGCAGGAGTGAACAACTACTGGATCGTCAACCCGGCGGAAGAGTGGGTAGAGGTCTATCGCTCAGTGAATCCCGAGCTTCGCGTGTACTCGGATATCCGGCGGTTCGCATCCGGCTCGATTCTCGACCTTGACGCAGCGCCGGACGTAACGGTGCCTGCGGACGCATTGTTCCCCTCCCGCGCGGGGCCGGGCGTAGCCTGACGCTGGCATCCGCCACTTTTCAGGCCGAAACTCCAGCCCCATGAACACGAGGACGACCGACCGCCCCCTCTGGCACAGCAAGCTCAGGATCGAGATGCCGTCGCAGCTCGACCTTTACGAGAAGACCAAGCTCCTTCAGTGGAACGCGACGAGCGAAGTCGACTGGTCGCGCCCGATCGTGAACTTCTCGGAAGCATCCTACGCGCCGTACGCGTCGAGCATCTCGCGCGAGGACTTCGACCGCATGGCCGCCGAGCGCCGCGCGTCCACGTTCACGCAGCTGTTCTTCGGAGAGCAGGCGGCGCTCGCGCTGTCGGCGCAGCTCGTCAACCAGTGCGACGAGCTCGAGGCGCGCATGTGCCTCGCGGGCCAGATCATCGACGAGGCCCGCCACGTGGAAGTGTTCGGCCGCTATCTCGACAAGCTCGGTGTCGACTCGCCGATCGATCCGATGCTCGAAGGCATCGTGCACCGCATCCTCGACAGCGACTTCTACGGCGAGAAGATCGTCGGCATGCAGATCTTTCTCGAGGGCATTGCGGTCGGCCTTTTCCAGATCTTCCAGAACGAAAGTCCCGACCCGCTGCTGCGCGACCTCATGCGCGGCGTGCTGCGCGACGAATCGCGCCACGCAGGCTTCGGCGTGATGTACCTCGCGAACAAGTTCGAGCACGCGACCGAAGCCGAGAAGAAACGCACCGAGGAATTCGTCGGCGACCTTCTGCGAGGATTCGGCGCGCTGATGGGCGGCGGAGCGTTCCTCGGCTCGACCTTCAGCGACATCCGCCACCGGCTGAAGCAGATCGGCCTCGATCCGCGCTAGCGGATCGTTGGAAGGGTCCGCGCTACTCGGCTGCTTTTCCCTTGAAACTCCCGTCCGCATTCTTGCGGACTGTCGTCGAATCGACTTTCGATTCGAAGCACGCGCCGCCCCGGTCGATCGTTGCCTGAATTCGAAGCGGAAGATCGAAGGGAGAAAGCGGAAGGCCGCTGCCGGGAATGCCGTATTCCGGGTCGATCCCGGAGCCGAGACCACCGTTGTATGCAGAGATTTTGAGCTCGCTCTGTTTGTCGGCGCCTGGCTCGATCGATACGCGTTCCTTCTTTAGCTGTCCGCCGGGGGTAAAGACGGTCTGGCTGAACGAAACCCCGTCCCTGGTATCCCACCCGCGATCGTACGGATTCCAGTAGGCCCGGAACAACACATTGGAATTCGCATCGAAGATGCAGACCTGCAGGCCGCTGCCGAGCGAAAGATCCCCGAGCATGCGCGATGGCACGGCGGCCCCGTCCGTCCACTGCCACGTCAGCCGCTGCTTGTCCGGATCTGCTGCAAGGATCTGTAGCTTGCTCCGCGCGGGATCGAGCGAGTGGAGGCAACCCGGACGCGGACCGGGCACGCATCGATTCGGAGCGTTGCCCGTTTGGCACGGCGGGCATTCATCGGGCACAACGAGGCATTCGCCGTCGGCGCATCGATGGGCAGTCTGTGAGAACGCGAAGTCGCCGCCGCACAGACCGGGAAACGCCTGGTGCAGGATGACCTGAATGGTCGTATTGCCCCCGGATCCCGAGCCGCTGAATGTCTGGCCATCGGCACTGACCGTGCCCGCAAGCGACACGTCACAGCTTCCGATCGCTTCGTTGAGGGACGAGTAGAAGTACGGCGCGTCTCCGTAAAGTACTGCGCCGGAGAGCTCGAGACTGCGCGTTGCCTGGTCGAGCGTCCCGACTTCCGCGCCGCCGGTCGTGGGTCGGCTGAATCGAACGATGCCGTCGCGCTGCTCGACGTCGCGCAGGTCTTCGAGGAGAAAACCAGGATTTCCCCCGGAGGTTTCGACTTTCCAGCGGCCAGTCATGTCGATGCAGGAAGGTACGGTGGTGCCGCCGCTGCAGACGCCGGAGCTGCACGTCTCGCCGCTGGTGCAATCGTGGTGATCGCTGCATGCGGCGCCATCTCCGAGCGGCGTGCAGATGCTCGGCTCACCTTCGCAGGAGAAGCACGGCTCGACGCGGCAGCGCGCATCGCAGCCGTCGCTGTTGGTGGTGTTGCCGTCGAAACATTCGCAGCGCGTCGCCACCAGGCGAATATTCCCCGCATTGAATCCGAAGATGAGTGGAAGATTTGCGTCGATTACGCCGTCGCCGGCAAGGACGCGTGCCCGGAACGGGAGGCCTCCGTACTGGCCCGCCAGCGTGCTTCCGCTGAGCGTCGAATCCAGGGTTCCGTAAGGGAACGCACTGTTGAAGGCGGGCATCGGTATCGAGACCGCGTCGCCTGTCTGGGAGATCTCGAACAGCGTTCCGCGGTCGTTAACCCAATGTCCACTCAGGTCCGTCGCCGATGCCTGCGACCGGAACGCCGCGAGGCACACAACCGTGACGAGAAGGCGGAGTCGGTTCACGAAACCCTATACGGGCCTGCCCACGGCCGAGTCAACGACCGCTTCGTCCGAGCGACGTCATCAGCGACCCGGCAACGACCAGCATTGCGCCTGCAATCCCTGCGTGACTGACCGGCTCGGCCGTGAAGATCACCGGATTCACGAGCGACGCGACGTGCACGGCAAGAAGCGTCCCGAGCGGCGTGATCGCAAGAATCGCACTCACGCGCGTGGCCTCGGCGTGCGCGAGCGCCTCGGAAAACGTCGCGTACGATACCACCATGTTGACGATGCAGAACACTACGGCCGCGACCTCGACGTGGTTCATCAGCACCAGCGTCGACGGTGACGAGAGCGGCAGGAAGATCAATGCTCCGGCAGCATAAAGGCAAAGCATGATCTGCGCCGACCCCATGCGCTCGAGCAGCTGCTTTTGCGCAAGCCCGTAGGCTGCCCATGCAATCGCCCCGATCACGATGAAGACGAGACCCGCGTAGTAACGGTCGAGGCCGCTCAGCATGTGCGAGATCTGGTCCGACGAGAACACGCCGAGCCCGACCACGAGCACGAAGAACCCGAGCCACTGCACGACCGAGAAGCGCTCCTTGAAGAACACGATGCCGCCGAGCGTGAACAGCATCGGCGCAATCTGGATGACGACCTGCGCGGTTCCGGCGTTCGTGTACTGGAGCCCGAGCGCGTAGAGCCCGTAATTGCCCGCAAGACCGACGGCGGCAATGCCGAGCAGCACCCAGTGATGCCGCGCGAAGCCGCGAAGCATGGGCATGCTTCCGCGCGCGCGCAGCAGCACGCCGAGAAACGCAGTGGCGGCAAGAAAGCGGATCCACGTAAGCGTCATCGCATCGAGCCGCCCGAGCGCGATCTTGAGCCCGAGCGGCAGGATCGACCACATCGACACGGTGGTGACGGCGAGCGCGAGGCCGTAGGCCGAGCGGCCCGAAGTCTGGTGAAGCTGGCGCGGCGCACGCGGCGCAGGAGCGGAATGTGGCGCAGGAGCGGAGCGTAGCGGAGGAACCGCGCGCGGCGGATGAGATTGCAGGGCTGGCATCGCGGGCTCAGGAAGCCAGCGATTGTCCCATCAGATCCTCGAAGTTCAATCTGTAGAAGCGCTCGACGGCGTTTTGCGATAGCCCCTTCATCGTTCCTTCGAAGCGGCGGATCGGATTGCGGCCGCCTTCGACGTGCGGATAGTCGCTCGAAAACAGGCAGACCTCTTCGCCGGCCTGCTCGATGATCCAGCCGACGTCTTCGGACGGGTAGGGCGTCACACGGACCTGGCGCCGCACGATCTCGCTCGGCAGCGCCGACAGCGCGCGCAGCCGCTCTTCCATCTTCGAGAACGCGGCGACGGCCGAATCCATCATCCGCATCCAGCCCGGAACCCACGACGCGCCCTGCTCGATGACTCCGAACTTGAGATCCGGATGGCGATCGAGCACGCGGTCGAAGATCAGCGTGGCCAGCGTCTGCGCGGGCGGTCCGGGAATGGCCATGTAGTCTACAGAGCGGAAGTTCTCGTCGCCGCCGTGGAAGTCGGGAATCGGCGGCAGGCCGTTGTTGAAATACTCCGGATCGAGAAGCTCGCCGCCGCCCCCGACATGAAACAGGATCGGAACGCCGGCCTCGGCGGCCTGCGCCCACACCGGATACAGGCCGACGTGGCTCGGCGAGTGGCCGACCGGACAGTCCGACGGCACCAGCAGTGCTTTGGCGCCCATCGCGATGGCTTCGCCGGCGGCGCGCTCGGAGAGCTCGAAATCGGCCAGCGGGACGTAGCACGTGGCGATCAGCCGCTTGTCGGTCCCGCAGAAATCGATCATCGCGCGGTTGTGTCCGGTGGCGACTTCGTACGCGAGGTCGACGTCGTCGCTGTGCTCGAGGTCGACGAGGTACTTGCTGAGGAACGTGTTGAACACGAGCTGGCTCGAAAAGCCGAGCAGGTCGAGCGCACGCGGCCGGTCTTCCTTGAGGAACGAGCCGGTGGCGCTCCAGTTCTTGCGAAGCAGGATCTGCTCCTCGTCGAGCGCGCGATAAGCGGGGTCGTGGTGGTCGCGGCGCGCCTTGTCGATCAGCTTGTGCTCGCCGGGCCGCACGGCGGAAAGCCCGAGGCGCGGCATCCTCTGGCGCACGTCGCGCGGAAGAAACGGATCGAGCCAGTCGGGAGTCTCGACGATGTGCGAATCGGCGTCGTGAACGACGCGGCCTTCGACGTACGGCATGACGCGGCCCCTATAGACGATTTCTTCGCCTTACGCACGAGAGTAGGCTCGCGCCCCCACCTCGGTGACGCGGGGCGACGGAGGAAAACGACATGCAACGACTCTCCGGCGTGGACGCGGCTTTCCTCTACATGGAGACGCCGGCCCAGCACATGCACGGGCTCGGCGTCACCATCGTCGATCCGTCGACGATCCCCGGCGGCTACGACTTCGAGGCGGCGCGCGCCGAATACGTGCGCCGGCTGCTCGCGCTTCCGGCCTTCGGCCGCCGCCTCGTCGAGTTTCCGCTCGGTCTCGACCATCCGGCCTGGATCGACGCGCGCGTCGAGCTCGCGTCGCACATCATCCGGGCCGAGCTGCCGGCGCCGGGAACACAGGAGCAGTTCGAAGCGTTCGTCGGCCACTACGCGGGCCAGCAGCTGCGCCGCGACCGGCCGCTGTGGGAGTTCTGCCTGCTCGAAGGTCTCGAAGGTGGCCGCCTTGCGATCCTTGCGAAGGTTCATCACGCGATCGTCGACGGCGTGTCGGGATCGCAGATGCTGCAGGAGATCTACGATCTCGAGGCGATCGCGCCCGAGCGCGACGTCTATCCGGAAGGCTACGGCGAGGACGAAGCCGCGCCGTCCCTCTTCAATCTGGCGGCGGCGTCGATCGCGGCGCGCGTCGGCGATCCGATCCGCGCGGTCAGCGTCGTGACCGATACGCTGATGTCGGCGGCCGAAGCGGTGGTCGCGCTTTCCGAGAGCGAGAACGTCACGCTGCCGATGGCGGCGCCGCTGACGCCGTTCAGCCATTCGCTGACGCCGCGGCGCGCGGTGTCGTTCGCGCGCGCCGCGCTCCCGGACGTCAAGGCGATCAAGAACGCATTCGGTGCGACGGTCAACGACGTCGTGCTCGCGGCCTGCGCGATCGCGATGCGCCGCCGGCTCGACAGCGCGGGCGTGCTGCCCGATCGCCAGCTGATCGCGTCGGTGCCGGTCTCGGCGCGCAAGACCGGCGAAAAGACCGGAGAGGAAGCCGAGAGCTTCAACCGCGTTTCGGCGATGTTCGTCGGGCTTCCGGTGCATCTGTCGGATCCGGCCGAGATCCTGGCCGAGGTCAGCCGCAATGCGGCGACGTCGAAGAAAATGATGGCGTCGATGGGAACGGACCTTCTCGGCGACTGGGTCGAGCTGCTGCCGCCGCTGCTGTTCGCGCAGGCGATGCAGCTGTACTCGGCGCTGCGCATGGCCGAGCGGCATGCGCCGGTGCACAACCTGGTGGTCTCGAACGTGCCGGGACCACCGTTTCCGTTCTATGCCGGCGGCGCGCGCGTGCTCGCAGTGTATCCGCTCGGACCGATCCTCGAGGGCGCGGCGCTCAACGTCACGGTGTTCAGCTACGAGGACGCGCTCGACATCGGCGTGGTCACCTGCCCGGACCTCGCGCCGGAGATTGGCCCGCTATCGGCAGCGATCGTCGAGGCGGTGGCGGAGCTGAAGGCCGCGGCCGACTTCGCGCTGCGGGCACGATAGCTTCAGCGATCGGCCGCTTGCCTCCTCACTGTCATTCCGGGAGCTGAGAAACCGGCTGCGTTTCGACTCCACACTTGCGAACTGCGCATTCGCGGGAAAAGTGGAGCTCACCACCATTCCCGAGAACCGAGGCCTTTTTGGCGTGCTGGCTCCGGTGGCGCGGCCTTTGCATAGTACGCGGCGAGGGACCCCTAACCGGTGTGCCAGCCAGGACGCATCGAGAACCGAACAGGAGATCGACCCGTGAAAGCAACCTACCGAACGAAAGCAATCCTCCAGACCAATGCGATCATCGCCCTGACAGGCCTCTGCGCGCTGCTTGCGCTCCCCGCCATGGGCTTTGCCGGCGAGTCGGCGAAGAGTCTCGAGGCCATTGCGGCAGAGACGGCGACGACCGCCGCACAGCACCAGGCGCTGGCTGCCTATTACCGCGAGAAGGCCGCTGACCAGCGGGCCGTCGTCAAGACCCACAAGGACATGGCGGCATCCTTCGTCAGCAAGGCAGATACCGGCGCATCGAACATGCGCGCTCACTGCGAGAGTCTGGGGAAGGCGGCTGAGCAGCTGGCCGCCGAGTACGATGCGATGGCCGCGGTTCAGGACGAAGAGGCGAAGAAAGCCGGAAAGTAAATCGTGATTCGAGCGGCGCCGTTGCGGAGAACGAACGGCGCCGCTCGCGTCTGTCCGCTCCGCAATTGCCTCTTGCCGTAAGGCCGATTTCCCAATAATGGACCGCGACGCCGGCTGAGCAGCGGGCATTGCGGGAGGAAATCATGCAGAGGCGAGCTCTTGGAGCACACTTAATCTTTGCGATCGGGTTTGTGGTCGTCCTGGCCTCGTCGAGCATCGCAGCTCCGACGGCTTCCGAGAAGTGCAACGGGTCCAAGCTCAAGGCGACCGGCGCGGCCGTCTACGCCGAAGCGAAATGTCACCAGAAGGCGACGCTGTCCGAGACGGCGGTCGACGGTGCGTGCATCACCGGCGCGGAAGGAAAACTGTCTTCGTCGTTTTCGAGCGCGGAGGGCAAAGGCGGCTGCGAGGTCACCGGCAACTACGGCGACGCGAGAGACGGCGTAGAAGCCTGCATCACGAGCTTCGCGTCGGCGATCAGCGGAGACGTCGCCTGCGCGGCCTACAAGATGAAGGCGGTCGGCAAGAAGACCAGCGCCAAGATGAAATGCTGGCAGAAAGGCGTGCTCGGCGGCGGCTCGGCGGCGTCCGACTGCCTTTCGAAGGCCGAGGACAAGTTCGACTCGGCCATCGTCAAGGCCGACAGCCTCGGCAACTGCACCGACACGGGACCGGCGCTCGAAGCCCTGGTCGACGATTGCGTGACGAGCCTCGTCACCACCGCAAACCAGACAACGACCACCACGACGACCACAACCACGACGGCACCCGACTCGTGCACGCTCAACGACAACACGACGGTCATCGGAACGCCGAGCCCGAACGACTGCGGGCTTCTCGACCGCGACACGAGCGCGTGCGATGCGAGCCGCGGCGCGCTCGGCCTGACCGGCTACTGGCTCAAATTCTCGTGCCGCGTCACGCTCGGAAAATCCGGTTCGAACGTAACGGCCCAATCCGACGGCCAGCCGGACTACAAGAGCAACTACTTCGCGAACGCGAATCCGTGCCACGAGACCTACACGGGCGGTATCCAGAACCCGAACACGATCGCGGCGCAGAGCTATTCGCTGACATTCCCGGCTTCGCCGAATACGACCGCCCAGACGATGAACGGAACCGCCGTCGTCGGCCTGTCGATCAACGGTGTGCCGATTTTCGGAAACTTCGCGGCGCCGGGCGACAACATCTTCGACGAGGCTGCGACGTTCGATCGCTGCGGTGCGCATCCGCAGAATACGGGCAAGTACCACTACCACAGCGAGCCGTACGCGATCACGTACGACGACTCGAGCTTCGTCGGCGTGATGCGCGACGGCTATCCGATCTACGGAAGGCGCGATCCCGATAACTCGTTACCGACCGATCTCGATGCGTACGGTGCCCACACCAGCGTGACGGTCGACAGTCCGGGGACGCCCGTCTACCACTACCACGTCAACGAGCAGATCAATCCCGAGAATGCGAGCGACTCGCAGTGGTTCATCACCACCGGCCAGTTCCGCGGGACCCCGGGCGCCTGCACGGGCTGCAACTGACGAAGACAGAAATCGGGGACAGACACCGATTTCCGGAAATCGGTGTCTGTCCCCGATTTCGTAGGCCTAGTGCGAGGACTCGAGCACGTACGCAAACACGAGCGGCGCGACGATCGTCGCGTCCGACTCGATCACGAAGCGCGGCGTGTCGACGCCGAGCTTCTCCCACGTGATCTTCTCGTTCGGCACGGCGCCCGAGTATGAGCCGTAGCTCGTCGTCGAATCGCTGATCTGGCAGAAATATCCCCACAGCTTGATGTGCTCGAGCTGCAGGTCCTGCCGCATCATCGGCACGACGCAGATCGGGAAGTCGCCGGCAATGCCGCCGCCGATCTGGAAGAAGCCGATCGACTTGTCCACGGTGGTCTTCTGGTACCAGTCCGACAGCGACATCATGTACTCGATGCCGGAGCGCACGGTGTGCACGTTCCCCACCGTCCCGCGGATGCAGTGCGACGCGTAGATGTTGCCGAGCGTCGAGTCCTCCCATCCCGGAACGAAGATCGGCAGTTTCTTCTCGCACGCGGCGACCATCCAGCTGTCGGCGGGATCGATCTGGTAGTGCTGCTTCAGCACGCCCGAGTCGATCAGCCGATAGAAGAACTCGTGCGGAAAGTAGCGCTCGCCGCTTTTGTCGGCGGCCATCCATTCGTCGAGCACGACGTGCTCGAGACGGCGGATCGCTTCCTCCTCCGGAATGCACGTGTCCGTCACGCGATTGAGATGCCGCTCGAGCAGCTCGACTTCATCCTGCGGCCCGAGCTGGCGGTAGTGCGGCACGCGAACGTAATGATCGTGCGCCACCAGGTTGAAGATGTCTTCCTCGAGGTTGGCGCCGGTGCACGTGATCGCGTGCACCTTGCCGCGACGGATCATTTCGGCGACGGAGATGCCGAGCTCGGCGGTGCTCATCGCGCCGGCCATCGTCAGCAGCATGTGGTTGCCGCCGGCGAGGAAGTCGACGTAGCCCTGGGCGGCATCGACGACGGTCGCGGCATTGAAGTGCCGGTAGTGGTGGCGGAGAAAGTCGGAAATTCCCTTGGGTGCGACGTACGGCATCGCGCGCTTGTGCGGCGGAACGGCGGGCTTTTCAACTCGAGTCTTTTGCCGGCCGAAATCGGGGACAGACACCGATTTCCAGAAATCAGTGTCTGTCCCCGATTTCGCGGTGCTTGCGCTGCCAGTCGGCGCTGTCGCGGAACGTCTCGGCGACGTCACGGAACGTCACGCCGAGCTCGCGCGCAGCCTTTGACGAATCGAGCGAGATCCGCGCGTGCATGGTGCGCACGGCCAGCGGCGTAACCAGCGGCGCGCCGCCGGTCAGCCGGCCCCAGGCTTCGCAGCCGTACGCGTAGGCGAGCAGCACGACGAACGGAATCTCGAAGCGCGGCGCAGGAACGCCGGTCACCACCGCGAGATGGTCCATGATCTCCTTCATCGAGCAGAAGCAGCCGCCGACGATGTATTTTTCGATGGCGGGCGCAGCACCGGCGGACGTGCCCGATGGTGCGGATGCGCCCGATGAACTCGACGCAGCTGACGCGCCGGGTATCGCGGATGCGGCGCGCGGTGCGCTCGCACGAACGGCAGCAGCGATCATCGCGGCGGCAACGTCGCGCGCATCGACCACGCTGGTTCCGCCGCCGATGTTGGCCGGGATCTTTCCGTCGGTGAACTCGGCGACGAGTTTTCCGGCGCCGGTCGGTGCGGCGTCCCACGGTCCCCAGATCCAGCCGGGCAGGATCTCGACGATCGTGATGCCGTTTTTGCTGCGCCACGCGGCAAGCGCGGCATCGCCCTTCAGCTTGCTGCGGAAATACGGATTCTCGCGCTGCATCGGAAGCGGCGGCGTCGACTCGTCACCTGGGCTGCCGTCGCTCTTGCGGCCGATCGTGCCTCCGGAGCTTACGTGCACGAAGCAGCGCACCGCCGCGGCGTCGGCGGCATCGAGCAGCTTCATCGTTCCGCCGATGTTGATTTCGTCGAGCTCGGCTTCGTCCGATCCGGGCTCGAAGGCTTCGCGGAAATACGCGGCGGTGTGAAAGACGGCGTCGCAGCCGGAGAGTGCGCCGGCAAAGTCCGACACGCGTTTCATGTCGCCGACGACGATCTCCGCAGAGCATCCTGCGAGCACGCGCGACGCCTTGCTCGGATCGCGGGCGAGCGCCACGACCTGATGGCCGGCGGCTTCGAGCGCGCGCACGAGGTTGTTTCCGAGCAGGCCGGTTGCGCCGGTAACGAAGGCTCTCATGCGAACTCCGTGGACGATTCCGTAAGCGTCGGAATCAGGCTTTCGTCAGCGACTTGCGAAGGTTGGCGAGGTAGTCGCGCGCGGCTCCGGCGGTCTCGGCCTCGACGAACGAACGGATCAGCGACTGCAGCAGCCACGGCACGGGAGTGTCGGGAGCGAGCCTCTGCTTGAGCGTGATGCGCGTGTTGGCACCTTCGCCCGCAAGGCGAAGCTGGCCGCGCACGTCGGTGTTGTCGTCGCCGGCGGAGATTCCCTCGAAGGTGATTTCGTCCTTGCCGTTGCCGCGGTAGCGCGCGGTGTAGCGCACGATCATGCTGACCGGGCCGGTCGACCGTTCCTTGTAGATGAAACGGTAGGTCTCGGGCCCGACGCTCTCGCAGCGGTCGATGCCCGGGATGCAGATCGAGGAGCCCACGACGTCCCACAGGAACGCATAGACTTCGTCGACCGGCGCAGGGACGGTCACGGATTCTTCGATTTCGGTCGGAAACTTGGCCATTGCCGCTCAGATTCCCATGCGCGCGAGCTGGTCGGCGACCGCGCCCATCGCGCTCGCAAGGCTCGGATGGCTGGTCTCGAAGCGCTCGATGGCCGCGCTCAGGCGCTCGCTCAACGAATGAGGCGAGGTCCTGTCCATGACGGCGTCGATGTCGGCACGGATCTCGGCGAGCATCTGCTCGAGGTCCGAATCGACGTCACCGACTTCGCCGAGCTCGCGTCGAAGCTCGGTCAGTTTGCGGCGTAGCTCGTGTTCAGACACGTCGGTTCCTCCATCGTTTTTCCATGATTGCGGGGCGGACGACGATAAGGGCCACATCTGCTTCGTTGGATTCCGGCTTCGTTCGGTCGACGCACGGGAAGTGCGACTCCCTCTCTACGCCGGAATCCGCCTCGCATCTGAACCCTTCTCCTCGCCCGCGCTTGACCCGTTTCGTGCGCAGCCTCGGGGACATCGTCAGCCCGTCTGCGCCGACAAATCAAACAGGACGAATTAGCTTGCGGTCAACCGAGCATCGGCTTGTGGCGCGGCTGGCTGCGAACCCGCTCGAGCCACGCGCGGATGTACGGGAACGGGCTCAGGTCGAAGCCGCCCTCGTCGGCAACGTGCGTGTACGCGTACAGCGCGATGTCGGCGATCGTGTAGCGGCCGCCGACGAAGAACGTGTTGGTGCTGAGGTGCTTCTCCATGACCTGCAGAGCGGCGACGCCGTCCTTGATCTTCTCGGCGTAGCGGCGCCGGCGATGCGAATCGAACTCGGTGTGGCGCAGCCAGAACCGCGACGTCGCGATGTTCGGCTCGTGGCTGTACTGCTCGAAGAACATCCACTGGAACACTTCGGCGCGCTCCCATCGTCCGAGGGGAAGAAACGGGGTTCCATCGGCCAGGTAGACCAGGATCGCGTTCGACTCGGCCAGGCGGCGTCCGTCTTCGAT
This window encodes:
- a CDS encoding DUF4404 family protein, which translates into the protein MSEHELRRKLTELRRELGEVGDVDSDLEQMLAEIRADIDAVMDRTSPHSLSERLSAAIERFETSHPSLASAMGAVADQLARMGI
- a CDS encoding glutathione S-transferase family protein; protein product: MLRLYDFHDSGNGYKVRLLLAQLDIPYEYVEVDILAGESRTPEFLAKNINGRIPLLEIEDGRRLAESNAILVYLADGTPFLPLGRWERAEVFQWMFFEQYSHEPNIATSRFWLRHTEFDSHRRRRYAEKIKDGVAALQVMEKHLSTNTFFVGGRYTIADIALYAYTHVADEGGFDLSPFPYIRAWLERVRSQPRHKPMLG
- a CDS encoding NAD-dependent epimerase/dehydratase family protein produces the protein MRAFVTGATGLLGNNLVRALEAAGHQVVALARDPSKASRVLAGCSAEIVVGDMKRVSDFAGALSGCDAVFHTAAYFREAFEPGSDEAELDEINIGGTMKLLDAADAAAVRCFVHVSSGGTIGRKSDGSPGDESTPPLPMQRENPYFRSKLKGDAALAAWRSKNGITIVEILPGWIWGPWDAAPTGAGKLVAEFTDGKIPANIGGGTSVVDARDVAAAMIAAAVRASAPRAASAIPGASAASSSSGASAPSGTSAGAAPAIEKYIVGGCFCSMKEIMDHLAVVTGVPAPRFEIPFVVLLAYAYGCEAWGRLTGGAPLVTPLAVRTMHARISLDSSKAARELGVTFRDVAETFRDSADWQRKHREIGDRH
- a CDS encoding SRPBCC family protein → MAKFPTEIEESVTVPAPVDEVYAFLWDVVGSSICIPGIDRCESVGPETYRFIYKERSTGPVSMIVRYTARYRGNGKDEITFEGISAGDDNTDVRGQLRLAGEGANTRITLKQRLAPDTPVPWLLQSLIRSFVEAETAGAARDYLANLRKSLTKA